From the Theobroma cacao cultivar B97-61/B2 chromosome 2, Criollo_cocoa_genome_V2, whole genome shotgun sequence genome, one window contains:
- the LOC18609881 gene encoding microtubule-associated protein 70-2: MADIAGEAAEIGSIGRSESPVRMTSTTAGVPPPLTVSASFKESGGKGSSRRRAVRPSFDADNEFITLLHGSDPVKVELNRLENEVRDKDRELGEAQAEIKALRMSERLREKAVEELTDELSKMEEKLKLTESLLESKNLEIKKINDEKKASMAAQFAAEATLRRVHAAQKDDDMPPIEAILAPLEAELKLARQEIAKLQDDNKALDRLTKSKEAALLEAERTVQVALAKASMVDDLQNKNQELMKQIEICQEENKILDKMHRQKVAEVEKLTQTVRELEEAVLAGGAAANAVRDYQRKVQEMNEERKTLDRELARAKVTANRVATVVANEWKDANDKVMPVKQWLEERRFLQGEMQQLRDKLAITERAAKSEAQLKEKYHLRLKVLEESVRGSSNSVSRSTSDGRSMSNGPSRRQSLGGADNFSKLTSNGFLSKRSPSSQLRSSMSSSTVLKHAKGTSKSFDGGTRSFDRAKVLLNGTGSNISFNQPSEGTKEGEAPDNEKPNDFQPVDTEDNVPGVLYDLLQKEVIALRKAGHEKDQSLKDKDDAIEMLAKKVETLTKAMEVEAKKMRREVAAMEKEVAAMRVEKEHENRAKRYGNSKGSAAQLLTGRNVSRSGLTRSTQ, translated from the exons ATGGCGGATATTGCCGGCGAAGCGGCGGAGATAGGAAGCATTGGGAGGAGTGAGTCGCCGGTGAGGATGACGTCGACCACCGCGGGGGTACCTCCGCCGTTGACGGTGTCGGCGTCGTTTAAGGAGAGTGGAGGGAAAGGTTCGTCCAGGAGGAGAGCTGTTAGACCTAGCTTTGATGCGGATAATGAGTTCATTACTTTGCTTCACGGGTCGGATCCGGTGAAAGTGGAGCTTAATCGGCTGGAGAATGAAGTTAGAG ATAAAGATAGAGAATTGGGAGAAGCACAAGCGGAAATTAAGGCATTAAGGATGTCTGAAAGGCTAAGAGAAAAGGCTGTCGAAGAg CTCACTGATGAGTTGTCAAAAATGGAGGAGAAGCTCAAATTGACAGAATCTCTTCTTGAAAGCAAG AACCTtgaaatcaagaaaataaatgatGAGAAGAAGGCATCCATGGCTGCTCAGTTTGCAGCTGAGGCCACTCTGCGAAGGGTTCATGCTGCTCAAAAGGATGATGATATGCCTCCAATTGAAGCAATTCTTGCACCTTTGGAGGCTGAGTTGAAGCTTGCTCGGCAAGAG ATTGCAAAGCTTCAAGATGATAACAAAGCGCTTGATCGTCTCACTAAATCAAAAGAAGCAGCTTTACTTGAAGCTGAAAGGACTGTACAGGTTGCATTGGCCAAAGCCTCCATGGTGGATGATctccaaaataaaaaccaGGAGTTGATGAAGCAGATAGAAATTTGCCAG gaagaaaataaaattttggacAAAATGCATCGCCAAAAGGTTGCAGAGGTTGAAAAGCTTACACAAACAGTAAGGGAGCTGGAAGAGGCTGTTCTTGCTGGTGGTGCTGCCGCAAATGCAGTTAGGGATTACCAGCGGAAAGTTCAGGAGATGAAT GAGGAAAGAAAAACGCTTGACCGAGAGCTGGCACGTGCAAAAGTAACTGCTAATAGAGTGGCCACGGTTGTCGCAAATGAGTGGAAAGATGCTAATGACAAAGTGATGCCTGTAAAACAATGGCTCGAAGAGCGGAGATTCTTGCAG GGAGAAATGCAGCAACTTCGTGACAAGCTTGCTATAACTGAGCGGGCTGCAAAATCTGAAGCACAGTTGAAA GAGAAATATCATTTGCGGCTTAAAGTTCTGGAAGAGAGCGTGAGAGGATCTTCTAATAGTGTTAGCCGCAGTACATCAGATGGAAGAAGCATGAGCAATGGGCCTTCTAGGCGTCAGTCTCTGGGTGGAGCTGataatttctcaaaacttACATCCAATGGGTTTTTATCCAAGAGATCGCCAAGCTCTCAATTAAGATCCTCTATGTCATCTAGTACAGTGTTGAAGCATGCTAAAGGAACATCCAAGTCATTTGATGGAGGCACAAGATCATTCGACAGGGCGAAAGTGCTTTTAAATGGAACAGGTTCAAATATTTCGTTCAACCAGCCTTCTGAGGGAACCAAGGAGGGTGAGGCACCAGATAATGAAAAACCAAATGATTTCCAGCCAGTAGATACAGAGGATAATGTCCCGGGAGTATTGTATGATTTACTGCAGAAAGAGGTCATAGCTTTGAGGAAAGCTGGTCATGAGAAAGATCAAAGCCTTAAGGATAAGGATGATGCGATTGAG ATGCTTGCTAAGAAGGTAGAAACATTGACAAAGGCAATGGAAGTTGAGGCTAAAAAGATGAGAAGAGAAGTGGCTGCAATGGAGAAAGAGGTTGCTGCCATGCGTGTGGAGAAAGAACATGAGAATAGGGCCAAGCGGTATGGTAACTCCAAAGGATCTGCTGCTCAGCTGCTTACTGGAAg AAATGTCTCTCGAAGTGGGTTAACACGCAGCACTCAATGA
- the LOC18609880 gene encoding pentatricopeptide repeat-containing protein At2g01740 isoform X1, which yields MIKNTFKFFSHLRKKKKKASKNHPDPISYNGLSVPDSNFGTLLQFCSQLKKTSKYPDPFFFNKLLHRLTASNCGTLSLKLLSFFLSKGYTPHPSSFNSSISFLCKLGRSDYAQKLVNSMPFYGCEPDIATYNSLIDGYFKCGDVVKACLVFDDIRAGKCKPDLVTFNALFNGFCKMRRNKEVFVYMGYMWKCCLPNVITYSTWIDMFCKLGDLKMGFKVFRDMKKDGVSLNSIVFTCLIDGCCKVGDFELAFELYWEMKQTKLALNVVTYTALIDGLCKKGMLERAECLFLRMLKDKVKPNSVVYTSIIDGHFKKRNVSDALKYLAKMCVQGIKFDMALYGVIISGLSNCGRFDKASKFMENMVKSGLLPDKLLLTTMMDAHFKAGNVKAALDVYGELLARGFDPDVVVLSSLMDGLCKRGCLHEAESYFCREKANEISYTVLIDGLAKKGDFTEVNRVFREMLEAGFTPDKYVYTSWIAGLCEQGNLIEAFRLKNRMVQEGFQPDLLTYSSLIFGLANKGLMIEAKQIFQDMLKRKITPDAAVYDIMIRGYLQQNNEAAVSELLEEMRKRGFSTAACKDGEENKF from the coding sequence ATGATAAAAAAcaccttcaaattcttctctcacctgaggaagaagaagaagaaagccTCAAAAAATCACCCGGACCCTATTTCTTACAACGGGCTCTCAGTTCCAGATTCCAACTTTGGCACTCTCCTCCAATTCTGCTCTCAGTTGAAGAAAACTTCAAAGTACCCTGACCCTTTTTTCTTCAACAAGCTTCTCCACAGGCTCACAGCTTCTAACTGCGGCACACTCTCTCTCAAGCTACTCTCTTTCTTCCTCTCCAAAGGGTACACCCCTCACCCTTCTTCTTTCAATTCAAGCATCTCCTTTTTATGTAAGTTAGGACGTTCTGATTATGCTCAAAAGCTTGTAAATTCGATGCCTTTTTATGGGTGTGAGCCAGATATTGCAACTTATAATTCTTTGATTGATGGGTATTTTAAATGCGGTGATGTTGTTAAGGCTTGTTTGGTTTTCGATGATATTAGGGCAGGTAAATGTAAGCCTGATTTGGTTACTTTCAATGCGTTGTTTAATGGGTTTTGTAAGATGAGGAGGAACAAAGAGGTTTTTGTTTATATGGGTTATATGTGGAAATGCTGTTTGCCGAACGTAATTACATATAGTACGTGGATCGATATGTTTTGTAAATTAGGGGATTTGAAAATGGGGTTTAAGGTGTTTAGGGATATGAAGAAAGATGGTGTATCGTTGAATTCCATTGTGTTTACTTGTTTGATTGATGGGTGTTGTAAGGTTGGTGATTTTGAGCTCGCCTTTGAATTGTATTGGGAAATGAAACAGACTAAGCTTGCGCTGAATGTGGTTACTTATACTGCACTCATTGATGGTCTTTGCAAGAAGGGAATGTTGGAAAGGGCTGAGTGCTTGTTTTTGAGAATGTTGAAAGATAAAGTTAAGCCAAATTCTGTTGTTTATACTTCGATCATTGACGGGCATTTCAAAAAGAGGAATGTAAGTGATGCCTTGAAATATTTGGCTAAGATGTGTGTTCAAGGGATCAAGTTTGATATGGCATTGTATGGTGTAATCATATCTGGCCTTTCTAATTGTGGTAGGTTTGACAAAGCATCAAAATTTATGGAAAATATGGTCAAGAGCGGATTGCTTCCTGATAAGTTGCTGTTAACCACAATGATGGATGCTCATTTCAAGGCTGGGAATGTAAAAGCGGCATTGGATGTGTATGGTGAATTATTGGCCCGTGGTTTTGACCCTGATGTTGTAGTCCTTTCAAGCTTAATGGATGGCTTGTGCAAACGTGGCTGTCTGCATGAAGCTGAAAGTTATTTTTGCAGAGAAAAGGCTAATGAAATATCTTATACTGTTCTCATTGATGGGTTGGCTAAGAAAGGGGATTTTACTGAGGTTAATAGGGTTTTTAGGGAGATGTTGGAGGCAGGGTTCACTCCAGACAAATATGTATATACTTCTTGGATTGCCGGGCTTTGTGAGCAAGGAAATTTGATAGAGGCCTTTAGACTAAAGAATAGAATGGTTCAAGAGGGTTTTCAACCTGATCTATTAACTTATAGCTCCCTCATTTTTGGCTTAGCAAATAAGGGTTTGATGATTGAAGCAAAGCAAATATTTCAGGATatgttaaaaagaaaaattactcCTGATGCTGCAGTTTATGATATTATGATTAGAGGGTATCTGCAGCAGAATAATGAAGCTGCCGTTTCTGAGTTGCTTGaagaaatgagaaagagaGGTTTTTCAACTGCAGCATGCAAAGACggtgaagaaaataaattttga
- the LOC18609880 gene encoding pentatricopeptide repeat-containing protein At2g01740 isoform X2: MPFYGCEPDIATYNSLIDGYFKCGDVVKACLVFDDIRAGKCKPDLVTFNALFNGFCKMRRNKEVFVYMGYMWKCCLPNVITYSTWIDMFCKLGDLKMGFKVFRDMKKDGVSLNSIVFTCLIDGCCKVGDFELAFELYWEMKQTKLALNVVTYTALIDGLCKKGMLERAECLFLRMLKDKVKPNSVVYTSIIDGHFKKRNVSDALKYLAKMCVQGIKFDMALYGVIISGLSNCGRFDKASKFMENMVKSGLLPDKLLLTTMMDAHFKAGNVKAALDVYGELLARGFDPDVVVLSSLMDGLCKRGCLHEAESYFCREKANEISYTVLIDGLAKKGDFTEVNRVFREMLEAGFTPDKYVYTSWIAGLCEQGNLIEAFRLKNRMVQEGFQPDLLTYSSLIFGLANKGLMIEAKQIFQDMLKRKITPDAAVYDIMIRGYLQQNNEAAVSELLEEMRKRGFSTAACKDVDLSLQKDIPPFCPDVSALEPTGEGT, translated from the exons ATGCCTTTTTATGGGTGTGAGCCAGATATTGCAACTTATAATTCTTTGATTGATGGGTATTTTAAATGCGGTGATGTTGTTAAGGCTTGTTTGGTTTTCGATGATATTAGGGCAGGTAAATGTAAGCCTGATTTGGTTACTTTCAATGCGTTGTTTAATGGGTTTTGTAAGATGAGGAGGAACAAAGAGGTTTTTGTTTATATGGGTTATATGTGGAAATGCTGTTTGCCGAACGTAATTACATATAGTACGTGGATCGATATGTTTTGTAAATTAGGGGATTTGAAAATGGGGTTTAAGGTGTTTAGGGATATGAAGAAAGATGGTGTATCGTTGAATTCCATTGTGTTTACTTGTTTGATTGATGGGTGTTGTAAGGTTGGTGATTTTGAGCTCGCCTTTGAATTGTATTGGGAAATGAAACAGACTAAGCTTGCGCTGAATGTGGTTACTTATACTGCACTCATTGATGGTCTTTGCAAGAAGGGAATGTTGGAAAGGGCTGAGTGCTTGTTTTTGAGAATGTTGAAAGATAAAGTTAAGCCAAATTCTGTTGTTTATACTTCGATCATTGACGGGCATTTCAAAAAGAGGAATGTAAGTGATGCCTTGAAATATTTGGCTAAGATGTGTGTTCAAGGGATCAAGTTTGATATGGCATTGTATGGTGTAATCATATCTGGCCTTTCTAATTGTGGTAGGTTTGACAAAGCATCAAAATTTATGGAAAATATGGTCAAGAGCGGATTGCTTCCTGATAAGTTGCTGTTAACCACAATGATGGATGCTCATTTCAAGGCTGGGAATGTAAAAGCGGCATTGGATGTGTATGGTGAATTATTGGCCCGTGGTTTTGACCCTGATGTTGTAGTCCTTTCAAGCTTAATGGATGGCTTGTGCAAACGTGGCTGTCTGCATGAAGCTGAAAGTTATTTTTGCAGAGAAAAGGCTAATGAAATATCTTATACTGTTCTCATTGATGGGTTGGCTAAGAAAGGGGATTTTACTGAGGTTAATAGGGTTTTTAGGGAGATGTTGGAGGCAGGGTTCACTCCAGACAAATATGTATATACTTCTTGGATTGCCGGGCTTTGTGAGCAAGGAAATTTGATAGAGGCCTTTAGACTAAAGAATAGAATGGTTCAAGAGGGTTTTCAACCTGATCTATTAACTTATAGCTCCCTCATTTTTGGCTTAGCAAATAAGGGTTTGATGATTGAAGCAAAGCAAATATTTCAGGATatgttaaaaagaaaaattactcCTGATGCTGCAGTTTATGATATTATGATTAGAGGGTATCTGCAGCAGAATAATGAAGCTGCCGTTTCTGAGTTGCTTGaagaaatgagaaagagaGGTTTTTCAACTGCAGCATGCAAAGACg TGGATCTTAGCTTACAGAAGGACATTCCACCATTTTGTCCTGATGTTTCAGCGCTGGAACCAACTGGAGAAGGAACATAA
- the LOC18609882 gene encoding dynamin-related protein 1C has protein sequence MATMESLIGLINKIQRACTVLGDHGGEGLSLWEALPSVAVVGGQSSGKSSVLESVVGRDFLPRGSGIVTRRPLVLQLHKTESGGEYAEFLHAPKKRFTDFAAVRKEIADETDRITGKTKQISNIPIHLSIYSPHVVNLTLIDLPGLTKVAVEGQPDSIVEDIENMVRSYVEKPNCIILAISPANQDIATSDAIKLAREVDPTGERTFGVLTKLDLMDKGTNAADVLEGRAYRLQHPWVGIVNRSQADINKNVDMIVARRKEREYFETSPDYGHLASKMGSEYLAKLLSKHLELVIRQRIPSIIALINKTIDELNAELDRIGRPIAADGGAQLYMILELCRAFDRIFKEHLDGGRPGGDRIYGVFDNQLPAALKKLPFDRHLSLKNVQKVVTEADGYQPHLIAPEQGYRRLIDGSISYFKGPAEASVDAVHFVLKELVRKSIAETEELKRFPTLQNDIATAANEALERFREESRKTVIRLVEMESSYLTVDFFRKLHTEPEKKPEKNANPSGPNNDRFNDNYLRRIGSNVKAYISMVCDTLKNTIPKAVVYCQVREAKRSLLSNFYAQVGRREKERLSAMLDEDPQLMERRTQIAKRLELYKSARDEIDAVAWK, from the exons ATGGCGACAATGGAGAGCTTGATTGGGCTAATAAACAAAATCCAAAGAGCCTGCACCGTCCTTGGAGATCATGGCGGCGAAGGATTGTCGCTCTGGGAAGCTCTCCCTTCTGTTGCTGTTGTTGGTGGCCAG AGCTCCGGGAAATCTTCGGTTCTGGAGAGCGTTGTAGGGAGGGACTTCTTACCTCGTGGATCCG GTATTGTTACACGGAGGCCATTGGTGTTGCAACTTCATAAGACAGAATCAGGGGGTGAATATGCAGAGTTTCTTCATGCACCAAAGAAGAGATTCACTGATTTTG CTGCTGTCCGTAAGGAGATTGCAGATGAAACAGATCGAATAACTGGGAAGACAAAGCAAATCTCTAATATTCCCATTCACTTGAGCATATATTCTCCACATG TTGTCAACTTAACACTTATAGATCTTCCTGGGTTGACAAAGGTTGCTGTAG AAGGACAGCCAGATAGTATAGTTGAAGATATTGAAAATATGGTTCGTTCTTATGTTGAAAAG CCTAACTGCATCATATTGGCAATTTCTCCTGCAAATCAAGATATTGCCACTTCAGATGCCATAAAACTTGCAAGAGAAGTAGATCCAACAg GTGAAAGAACTTTTGGTGTGCTAACGAAACTTGATCTGATGGATAAGGGAACAAATGCTGCGGAT GTTCTCGAAGGAAGGGCGTATAGGCTACAACATCCTTGGGTTGGAATTGTGAATCGTTCCCAAGCTGACATCAACAAGAATGTTGATATGATTGTTGCTCGTCGAAAAGAGCGTGAATATTTCGAAACAAGCCCTGATTATGGACACTTGGCGAGTAAAATGGGATCAGAGTATCTTGCAAAACTATTGTCTAAg CATTTAGAGCTTGTTATCAGGCAGCGTATACCCAGCATCATTGCTTTGATAAATAAGACCATTGATGAGCTTAATGCAGAGTTGGACCGCATTGGCAGGCCTATTGCAGCGGATGGAGGG GCCCAGTTGTACATGATTTTAGAACTTTGTCGTGCATTTGATCGTATCTTCAAGGAGCACCTGGATGGAGG GCGACCTGGTGGTGATCGTATATATGGAGTTTTTGACAACCAGTTGCCAGCTGCTTTGAAGAAGCTCCCCTTTGATCGTCAcctttcattaaaaaatgtcCAAAAAGTTGTCACAGAGGCTGATGGCTATCAGCCACATTTGATTGCTCCAGAACAAGGATACAGAAGGCTCATTGATGGCTCTATCAGCTATTTCAAAGGGCCAGCTGAAGCCTCTGTGGATGCT GTGCACTTTGTATTGAAAGAACTTGTGAGGAAGTCAATTGCTGAAACAGAG GAATTGAAGCGATTCCCAACACTTCAAAATGACATTGCAACTGCTGCAAATGAAGCTTTGGAAAGATTTCGTGAAGAAAGTCGTAAAACAGTGATACGGCTAGTGGAGATGGAGTCCAGCTACTTGACAGTTGATTTTTTCCGGAAGCTTCATACAGAACCAGAGAAGAAACCAGAGAAGAATGCAAACCCATCTGGCCCAAATAATGACCGTTTTAATGATAATTATCTCAGAAGGATTG GATCAAATGTCAAAGCTTATATAAGCATGGTTTGTGATACACTGAAGAATACTATTCCTAAAGCCGTGGTATATTGCCAAGTCAGAGAAGCCAAGAGGTCACTCCTGAGCAACTTTTATGCCCAAGTAGGGAGGAGAGAG AAGGAACGACTTAGTGCAATGTTGGATGAGGACCCCCAACTGATGGAAAGAAGAACACAGATTGCCAAAAGGCTCGAACTTTACAAATCGGCTAGAGACGAGATCGATGCAGTGGCGTGGAAATGA